GTGAAGCACCAGCAGAGACTCGAGCATTACCATCCGAATGCGAAGCAACAAGGAGGAAATCTCGACCACAATCAGCCGAGAGTTATAGCAAAAGTTGCATCCGCTGAAGAAATCATCGGTAACCTACCAAAAGTTTGGAAAGTGTTGATGGAGCTCCTAAGTCATCATAAAATCGAGCGAGTTCAATTCAAAGAGAATGGCCATAGTGAGGATTGTTTTAAATCGGTGCAAACCCCTAATGGACCAAAGGCTGAATTGAGTGTTAGCAAAACTTATATAAAGCTTAAGGTTCGTATACACTTTATGTATTCacgaaattaaatgttttataatatttttgaatgtttggaAGGGGTTTGATATACGAGATTATTTTATACAGGAGTTGAAATGTCTTAAACACTTTGAGAAAgcagttttatttttccttaagaCACATTGTTATCTAaggacattttaaatatttaattaatgcaTAGTTCTGAGTGCAAATGATGTGTGTGAAAAGTTGAGAATGttgataacaaatttaaagccttaaaaattcttgaatttttgtttgaacttaGTTTCTGTTTTCGTTTCAGGATCTCATCCTTGAGAAGAAGTCCCTTGTTAAGGAAACCAATCGACTAAAGACACTAAACTGCCATTTAGATTATCGCCTAAATGAACAAGAAAAACGACTTAGTGCTGTTAGCTtagaattacaaaagacttggCATTTAGTTGGAAAGATGCAGCGTCAACATCGTCAGCTGCACACTCAAGAACAAATTCTACGTTATCAGTTGCAGCAAAAGAGAAGACTTCTAAGCGAATTAAAAGACGAATTGGAGTATTGTCGGCGGAAATGGGCTGCTGCTCGTGCCAAGAATGATGAGAGTCAATTGCAATGTGATGATTTGAGAAGAGAATTTGCAAAGAGAAAATTAGAAGATGCTCATAATTCGGCAGAGAGCGGCTATAGTGATGGACCAGGCTCAGATGAAGATGATGCCGTTGTTTCCAAGGAAGCTGCTAACACAAAGAACTTGGCTGATTTATTTGAGATCAAGAAAACCATTCAGCGCATGCAAAGCACTTCACCTGAAAGGTCTGGATTCTACAGTAATGAAGAGCTCAGGTGGAATAGTGCCCCACCGGCTGTGAAGTGGCCGAAGGACGATTCTTTGCTTTTATTAGACGATGAGCCTTGTTCATCAGTTTCAGCTAGTGGCAGTGGAGCTATTTCAAAGAAAGGCCCCAGAATATCACGAACGAAAAAACGTGGCTCGATTGAAGAGAACATCGACCACAAAGAAGAGAGTCCTGATGGTGATGAGAGTGACAGAGCAACTCGAATTCATCGACTTGAAGAACAGTGTAAATCGCTAATAGCAGCTGTCATAGAAACCTCCGACAATCGTGAACGATTAGAAGTTCAACTTTGTCATTTTCAAGATGAAATAGCTCCAACACAATATCCAATACCTCTAGAGGAATACATGGCCAATAAGGCTATTATAGAGCGTATGAAAAGAGCAAGTTCTGCTCCTGAAATCAATGAGAACAAGATCGGTCAGGCTTGTTTGACTGCCCGCGAAGAAGAATACACAAGAAAACGATCGGAAAGATTGGAGCGTTTAGAAGAGGAAAGTCGTCAATTGATGAATAGAATTAAGAGAACTTCAGATAAGGGAAATTCCCTCCGATCCTCAATAGAGAGGATACATTCGAGGAGAGTTTTGAGCCGAGAAGGAAGTTTTGAGAGTAATACTGAAGAAGTAGCGGCTCcagaagaaattgaaattggTGCATCTGAAGCTTGTGGAAGTATGGAAAGTAATGTTGAACTTAACATAAAAGCAGAGCCAGAGTTTTCAGCAAAGCATGATGATTCCAAACTTCTTACCGAAACAGAACGAGATTATACAGCAAGACGTGCTGAACGTTTAAAAAGACTGGAAGAAGAAAGTAAGCTTCTTCtatcaaaattaacaaaaaactcAGACCGTGGTACCACCTTTAATACCAAACTAGATGCACTGCACGAAAAATACGGCAGTGAAGAGCGAGAGACCCCTTCTTCATCCTCTTTTACTACatctgaaaaaattgaaaaccgccTTGAAAATGTTGCAAAGATGTCAACAAACAGAGAGGAGCGATTGAGGATTCTCGAAGAAGAAGGCCGTCAGTTACTCAGCAAACTTTCAAAAACCTCCGATCGAGGTTCTCAAATGATTGATCGACTGAGTGAAAgggaaaagaacaaaaatctcAAAGCTTCTTTGGAACAGGACAAAGACGATCATCCCGAAATTCTATCCGAACCGGCAATACCACCCACATTGAAAAATGTTGCCTGCACCAGCATTGTGTCAGAAGAAATCACAGAAAGAGTTGTTATAACCCAAACTCCCAGTCAAATAGCCCAGTCTCAGGGTGCAGTTCCAAAAGCCGCCGGCCCACAATTTAGCGAGGCCATAGAAACCAATAGACCTGAGAAATCTCAACCAACGGCAAAGCTGTGTGCTTCAACAGGAAGGAAGCGTGTGGCGGTACCAAAGACCGACACAGCTTCAGAAAGCCTTGAGGAAATGGTTAAGCGTTTGAAAAATTTGCCTTTCCCTGGTGAAAGTGAGGCTAATCAGCCAACTAGTGATTCAAAGAAATAGACAATAAAATACTcatctattttaattaaaccttTTTCAGGAATGACtctgttatattttattaaaagaagaagaaaaaaatatatattataatcgTAGCTACTATATTTTGGTCTTCTTCATAGAATTAAGGAATGCTACttcattttgtttcaataaaagtgTGTTCATTTAGAAAAgcgattttttactttttttgtttaccgTCTTCTGCCGCCGCCATCGTCACCGGAAACGTGTTTTTACTCCTTTTTCGATTCTCATTACAAGCgttcctttttaaaattgattcgcATCCGTccctttataaaatataagGTACTACTTTATTGTttgtagtgttgttttttttttttcaaaatcctgtTTTTTTCCTTTGTGTTTTAGATTAAGTTGCTCGGTAATTTAATGTTCTTTGAAAAAGATGCAGTGGCTTGGAGAAAAAGGTATAGATGAGCCTGGTCTTTCCGGGAAATGAGGATTATTTGtaatggtttattttttgtttcgtttttatttcttttcagtttgtattttgaaaaagaaaatcaaaggaAACCAATCAACCGATGTTGTTCGtttggaaaaactttattttattgcggtcttttattttgattgaatgcgcatttttcttggtttttaattaaaataaaattgcgataaagtaaaaatttaatgaaatacatATAATCCGAAGCTTATAATCAAAATGATGAATTGAAATAtgataagaaaagaaatttgaatacgatattaaaatcaaaggaTGATGGATGTGTTGGTGGATGGAAGGGTGAGATCTTCCTTTTGttgattatttataaacttttaatgCTTTTAGCGTGAAGTAGAAGCTTATTAGAcaaatttatatcaaatttaaattctgCTTAACTGCAGAAAAttgataattaaatttaatgaaatcaataaataaagaattttctaGGAGGTTGTTCTTctttgatatttaattaaaaatggagcgattttcttttaaacagaTATGACGGAAATTTATCAGttacatttaacaaaactaaagcaTTTTTCAGCTGCCGTGAAGCATCTTCTTGGTTAGCTGACAGTTTTATTTCTGGAAGATTTGATAACAATTGAAAACCAAGTTCTTGTAATTTAAGGACCAAGGATTTAACGTATTGGAAGTCTTACGCATTGATAGTTCAAAAACTGAGTTCTACTACATTTTGTTCAAGGATCTCTCCTCCACCTTTCTTAAACAgtaattaattttgtcttttgtAGGTAACTGTTAATTTTTACAATATCAGATTTGATTTccaatcaactttcaaataagctctttatagaataaaaaaaaacacaccaaaTCAATTTCTAAAGTTTCCCCACAATACCCAAACTTTTCTTAATAGAGTATAATTAATTTCGAAATTGAGTTCTGGCAAAAACTTTGTACATTATTGTGTCATCTCTTTAATATGCTTCTATATCACTTTTAAGTCCCCCTTAACATTTTTTGgccttataaaatattatttatatatattttccataattaaaatttaatatttcatttcgCAGACTTATAAATTTAGTTGGAAATATTGTATCATTTTCGCACAAAATGCAATATATTCCatctgaaattgaaattaattaattgcctTTGCTTATAGCTTCCAAACATAATATTTTAGAATTAGGTATAGAATTTTCCCATACATGAATTTGAATGTATGAAGGTAACAGCAGCACAACAGAAGCAGAATTCTATATAAAAGCTTGGCCTATATGAAAACCATGTCAAGTGGTTTCTTCAACCGAAAATATGCGGTGTGTCCTTGCATTTCCGGTTGGTTGATCATTGTGGCACTAAATAGCTTCGCAAACACTACATATAGAAGTTTCTCATTATATACACCAGTACGCCATCGAATCCAGTGCAGGTATAGGTACCTCTTCCTATACCCAACTCACCTATACTCCTAATTGTGTATAgagcaaaatttaatgaatatcaTGCAGGATGGAATTAAATGGCATTTCATTGCTCGAGCAGTCCTTTAAATTATGCGACCGCACGCTCCAGTCGTACGAGCTTTGGTATACACCATACAAAGTGCGGTCTCCTTCAACAACCAAAAATGTCCAGAAAATGTTGTGTACCAGTACCACTACCTTTGTGCTTCATGATTGCATAGTTCAGTGTATTGTGTATGTTCAAAAAATACCTAGGACCCTCTATAATATTTTAGCATAGAGCATATGGACTATGGACTATGGTGGCGTCCACAAAAATGTCACATGGAAGCACAAAATGGTGAAAAATATATTCAACCAGGTGAAGTGGATTTAGAtgtttatttggattttaagttttatttattttgtcgttGGACGtttgtccttaaaataaaaatttctaatAAATCAATGTTGCTGTTGTATATGTACATTTACACAAGCATAATAATGCAAGCATGTAACAAACGGAAATGGAGTAGTTTTTGCTAGAcattactaatttatttatgttttgttgaaaagaaCCAAAAGTAGACATGTTGTTAAGGTAGGTATGAAGATTCATTGCTATTTTAATTTGGAATAAttcaatgtttaatttattgaaaaaaagtcaaaatattttaaaaaataaacgttaACCGGATATTTTTTATTCCAGATGTACGATCGTCTGGGTTTTTACTATTTAATATCTCTTagatatataaaataatgatcaaaaatgttaagttatTACCCTTGTTGGTCTGTGACGaaatcaatttgttaaaatacataaaagttattttaaatcttctttaacCCCAAGTACAAAAtgatttaggaaaaaaaataaatataattgctAAGGAaaagatttctttaaaatataatttggaTACGAAAATCATTTGTCAAAACGCATCTTACAAATCTTGGAAACCTATTTATCTGTGCTTAAGTCAGTGGAAATGaattatataaatatcaaaGAACATCGAAGAAAACTCAGTATTTTTCTAGAAAagtaaataacttaaaaacttttaaatccctagatacaaatttgttccaTGGTCATAGGTTACAGTTAAAGGATCAGATAACTCACAAATATACTTTTTAACTTCCTGTGAGAATTTGTAGTAAACGGTCCCAATTATTGTAGAAGTCAAAAATTTGATCTATGTCAAGTTTCGAGGCCCGCAAAACatataaatccatttttagaAAACTGACCGAAGAAAATAGCATAAAGATTTGCCCTaaggacattttaaaaataattattgagtaACTTATaataccaataaaaaaaaaaacattttagttatatttaaatgtttgaagaacttaaaattatattttttacataCCGTTGAACATACTAAATgcaaatgaaaaaagaggctgttaTGCGAcagacactgataactttccattctgtctgtcgatttgtattccttaaaagtttgtaggttttcgtgttttgttaaaaaatttgtcagttgtattatgcttaaaaatttcaaaattaccaaaattattttgcatagcttgatttcaaaatctatttttgctaactagatttttagccgaaaaccaatttctaccaattttagtagaatttcttaaaaaattgtatttttttataaacaaatacaaattggatgaatgcaaattaatttaaagtcaatattgttctattattcacgagatatcgagaaccgaacatcaatttttaccaaatttgagtactattttttgtagatttttttaatgaaaaaaacggacttaaatccttataaaaaatttactaaaagttaaaaacattgttttctgcaagataaaattagtttaaagccaatatttttatttcttgaaagatatttgagtcgaaagtaaatttttaccaagtcgaaagtaaacttttaccaagttttcaatagctttcttacaaaaaataaaaagtactaCTAAAAATGAATCCAAATATCCAAAGAAGACCGagcaattatacaaaaaatgatacaaatcatttcttattttttgttaaaataaagaatatagtTGGATATATGCGTAAATAACAGTATAAGTGACTAACGCGTTTTCCActgtggcattgatttttaacGAAACTTGAAGGcattataaacttaaatttttgaaaaacaagcctagtttattcaatttaaaattgccgcatttttaatgttaagagtactaaagtttaaatttcaagtctaacatttttttttaaattgtacgcACTTTTCGAAAGTCTGGTCAAAAATAACTCGCACTTCAATTATAATTGTATACTTttaggagtttaaaaaaaaaaaaaaaaaacaatagtttggCGTATTCCTAAAAATTTCaggtgcaattttttattttctgcaatCATAATATTTATAGTGggattatttttgtacaaatccAACACTTGTCAAAGCAAAACTTACAAGATTACttactatttattttgtttgaactaTTTATTAATCGACGAAAAagagatattaaatttaatttttatcaaaaacgtaTCAGTATTTAAATGTAgctaaacgtcaaaaaatgtgtCTAACATATTGGCTAACTTTTTATATAAGTTCGTTATGTACGAGAAAGTTGCTTCCGTTTTGAGGTAAGGCATACTCGTACCTGTATAAATATCACGTGGGTTGTGCAATTCAAATATtatgaatttagattttttctgTTGACTTTCTAAATTAAACTAATAGAGGCCTCAGGCAGGATTGCaattttgagattattttaTGGAATAATTCCATAAATACAATAATATACACTGCCAATGAGTAGGATAAGGccatatgaatatttttatgagtattttgttttcaaataaaattaaccacgtaatttttttgaaattttccaaaaccAATTATTGAATTACTTAAAAAAGGCATTTAAAAGTGCGCCACTATAGTTTTGGCCTTACTtctattaatcttttttttcagtttgacaGTTCTAAATCCTTGAAACTAactatttttcttcttattgtCGCTGTCAAGTTTTTTCAGAACTTATTtgtgtttaaagtttaataaagagaattatttttaaaggttttaaaattattccctCTTGTGAATCAATGAAATGCCCTCATACTAGTTATTAACCTGTTTcagcaataaataaaaaaaaatccaatagaaGATTCCAATCAAC
This window of the Eupeodes corollae chromosome 3, idEupCoro1.1, whole genome shotgun sequence genome carries:
- the LOC129949410 gene encoding myosin-2 heavy chain, whose translation is MGSSESSLPMDEGESSSETTNNHPEELSQDSNEDPWWWEIENQNLLLNVADGNEAPSESGPSTSASAIVRTNNNGIVTITSEQKLIHRRSKSPKDSIVSDLPDEGASESLVFKSDEIEQDNEVNSRREQSLEEFKEELKTKRMARQTAVNDLREELKSLRRQLAEERGASRRSRSVEGNSEEVQPTSCSSEEAKKKQMEESDRAFAQQISDDEVVSESTNPKVQLAEAQLALQMANAENLSLQTELGVTRKQVVSLKEVVTCCKQMIAMKEEQVVQLKDKLNEIEDSLAERELKIMSDNLRQEYDRQLANMRTLRQLYEERARVSAAERENLERQISIKKDELEVEKEKTKNVEERNAGLEKELENAAEELRALKEQCNEHKFENKTLKEEMGAVNKLFSQMLMGFNGTNNLDIDRLTTMLEENRTLLNDMATKEANFDGATLPKLLFELVQQAAVANIKPSETESSLSLLAPTAATAADAGAAGQTNRDDEEEDESSCDITKYCSGLTATASEAVSVESPHPSSASAVPSLSSAPTTVCGMPTTEANISSNGNVEQTARGGHKTTNNTTATTNNDESLHEYENDDVKHQQRLEHYHPNAKQQGGNLDHNQPRVIAKVASAEEIIGNLPKVWKVLMELLSHHKIERVQFKENGHSEDCFKSVQTPNGPKAELSVSKTYIKLKDLILEKKSLVKETNRLKTLNCHLDYRLNEQEKRLSAVSLELQKTWHLVGKMQRQHRQLHTQEQILRYQLQQKRRLLSELKDELEYCRRKWAAARAKNDESQLQCDDLRREFAKRKLEDAHNSAESGYSDGPGSDEDDAVVSKEAANTKNLADLFEIKKTIQRMQSTSPERSGFYSNEELRWNSAPPAVKWPKDDSLLLLDDEPCSSVSASGSGAISKKGPRISRTKKRGSIEENIDHKEESPDGDESDRATRIHRLEEQCKSLIAAVIETSDNRERLEVQLCHFQDEIAPTQYPIPLEEYMANKAIIERMKRASSAPEINENKIGQACLTAREEEYTRKRSERLERLEEESRQLMNRIKRTSDKGNSLRSSIERIHSRRVLSREGSFESNTEEVAAPEEIEIGASEACGSMESNVELNIKAEPEFSAKHDDSKLLTETERDYTARRAERLKRLEEESKLLLSKLTKNSDRGTTFNTKLDALHEKYGSEERETPSSSSFTTSEKIENRLENVAKMSTNREERLRILEEEGRQLLSKLSKTSDRGSQMIDRLSEREKNKNLKASLEQDKDDHPEILSEPAIPPTLKNVACTSIVSEEITERVVITQTPSQIAQSQGAVPKAAGPQFSEAIETNRPEKSQPTAKLCASTGRKRVAVPKTDTASESLEEMVKRLKNLPFPGESEANQPTSDSKK